Below is a genomic region from Miscanthus floridulus cultivar M001 chromosome 1, ASM1932011v1, whole genome shotgun sequence.
CGTCGAGCTGTTAAACTGCACCGGTCTCGAGTGGGTGTCGCTCACGAGCAACCGGATCACCGGCACCATCCGTCCAGAGTTCGGGCGGCTGACCCGGCTCGCCGTGCTGCAACTGGCCAACAACAGCCTGGAGGGCGTGATCCCCAAAGAGCTCGGCAACTGCAGCAGTCTCATGTGGCTGGACCTCAACAGCAACCGACTCACCGGCGAGATCCCACGGCGGCTCGGCCGGCAGCTCGGGTCGACCCCGGTCAGCGGGATCCTGTCCGGCAACACGCTGGCGTTCGTGCGCAACGTCGGAAACTCGTGCAAGGGCGTCGGCGGGCTGCTGGAGTTCGCCGGCATCCGTCCGGAGCGGCTGCTGCAGGTGCCGACGCTCAAGAGCTGCGACTTCACGCGGCTCTACTCCGGCGCGGCGGTCAGCGGCTGGACACGGTACCAGACGTTGGAGTACCTGGACCTGTCTTACAATGCGCTCTCGGGAGACATCCCCGAGGAGTTCGGCGACATGGTGGTGCTCCAGGTGCTGGACTTGGCGCGGAACAACCTCACCGGCGAGATCCCGACGTCGCTGGGGCGGCTGCACAACCTCGGCGTGTTCGACGTGTCGCACAACGCGCTCTCCGGCGGCATCCCGGACTCGTTCTCCAACCTCTCCTTCCTGGTGCAGATCGACGTCTCTGACAACAACCTCAGCGGTGAGATCCCGCAGCGCGGGCAGCTGAGCACGCTGCCGGCAAGCCAGTACACGGGCAACCCGGGCCTCTGCGGCATGCCGCTGCTGCCGTGCGGGCCGACGCCGAGGGCGACCGCGTCCGTCCTGGCAGACACCGATGGCAGCCGTTCTGACAGGCGTGCGTTGTGGGGCGTGATCCTGGCCGTGCTGGTCGCCGGCGTGGTGGCGTGCGGTCTGGCGGTGGCGTGCTTCgtggtggcgcgcgcgcgccggaAGGAGGCGCGCGAGGCGCGGATGCTGAGCAGCCTGCAGGACGGGACGCGGACGGCGACGATCTGGAAGCTGGGGAAGGCGGAGAAGGAGGCGCTCAGCATCAACGTGGCCACCTTCCAGCGGCAGCTCCGGCGTCTCACCTTCACGCAACTGATCGAGGCCACGAACGGGTTCTCCGCCGGCAGCCTGGTCGGCTCCGGCGGGTTCGGCGAGGTGTTCAAGGCGACGCTCAAGGACGGGTCGTGCGTGGCCATCAAGAAGCTCATCCACCTGAGCTACCAGGGCGACCGCGAGTTCACGGCGGAGATGGAGACGCTGGGCAAGATCAAGCACCGGAACCTGGTGCCACTGCTGGGCTACTGCAAGATCGGCGAGGAGAGGCTGCTGGTGTACGAGTACATGAGCAACGGCAGCCTGGAGGACGGCCTCCACGGCCGGGCGCTGCGGCTGCCGTGGGAGCGCCGGAAGCGAGTGGCGCGCGGCGCCGCGAGGGGCCTCTGCTTCCTTCATCACAACTGCATCCCGCACATCATCCACCGGGACATGAAGTCCAGCAACGTCCTCCTCGACGGCGACATGGAGGCCCGCGTCGCCGACTTCGGCATGGCGCGGCTGATCAGCGCGCTGGACACGCACCTGAGCGTGAGCACGCTGGCGGGGACACCCGGGTACGTGCCGCCGGAGTACTACCAGAGCTTCCGGTGCACCGCCAAGGGCGACGTCTACTCCCTGGGCGTGGTGTTCCTGGAGCTCCTGACGGGGAGGAGGCCGACGGACAAGGAGGACTTCGGGGATACCAACCTCGTCGGCTGGGTCAAGATGAAGGTCAGGGAGGGTGCCGGGAAGGAGGTCGTCGACCCGGAGCTTGTGATTGCTGcactggatggagaggagagggagatggCGAGGTTCCTGGAGCTGTCCCTGCAGTGCGTGGACGACTTCCCGTCGAAGCGGCCCAACATGCTGCAGGTGGTCGCCACGCTCAGGGAGCTCGACGACGCACCGCCGTCTCATGAACAAGCGCCTGCCTCTGCTTGTGACTGATCATGGTGACGTTTCATGGCACTGTTTGTGTACTGTTGATGCTCATTGCTCGATTCTGTGCATTCCTGCTCCGTAATTCTGTACTAATGGACTGATTTTGAAGTACAAATTCGATGTCATCCTTGTTATAGTTCAGTACAAATTAAACTGTTGCAATCAATCTGATCCAGGGGCAAGAACCTACTCGATAGCAAGAATCTCATCTCATCTCACAATTACTGATTGGAGGCTCTACGATTAAACCTTACGGTATGTgctatgaaaaagaaaaaagataaatTCTAAAATTCTTACGAGAATCAGAGACATCACGTGTTCAATTGGGCAGACTCATCGTCTATAGTAGTCATTAGATCTATtatgttttataaaaaaaatacactCCTCTTCTATTATAAAAGATACCTAGAGTGATTCAATATGTGTATTTAAATTACTGACATCTATCATTACAAAAGATAATCTAAAACATCCacttaaatttgcatctaaattacccatatTTACAATTATGAATAACCCACAAATTTGTATATAAAATACCTTCCTttatgtgggggtatggccctcggtatccacaagacaagacatggaccgcaccatcagaggtggcccagcccacaagatcaaggtgtgcacggcgctgctcgacgagcaccgcaagctattgtatagtaccagaTATGATACTTTTTCTTATAATCctacccctccagactatataaggagaggcaggagtcccctagtggacacgatctatacatctcaatgcaatacatcagaacacaggatgcaggtattacgtcatactaacggccgaatctgtctaaatcttgtgtcttggtgcttgtattaccatctcgctcctgatcttgctcacctctacgataaatctatcatcgtgggatatccctcggtagactgccgagcatcttttgtcgacagctggcgcgccaggtaggggcgtgtgcttgatccatggcgagccagatggacctcaaatcaataacgcattctcgtcatcaatctcgtggagatccatgccggtccatgacaacgattcatcgctggctacatcagcccccgcgacagcagatccgatctcgggaccacctccgaggtcaccttcatcaataactcgccgcccgcttcctcgctaccagaggaggcagatcaacaacgacgatctgatcgtatccattgatcgggtcggtctaaagctcgtcgattgcctctccatcgccgatacggctctggacactctggttcagcgtcgaccaccctccgatccagatctatcgaagGTTGCTCGGGAAACttcaggggttatggccctagccttcgggttcaccaacgtcGCCACCGCTTACCAACACGCCCTGAGGGGtagattcgccgaccaggttgaagacgtccatcctcACGCCGACCAGATAGCgtcatacgtcgccgaccagtcgttctgtctaaagctaagtcacgctttaatagttttctaaatattctctaatcttcgttaatcgccatgatgtttctccgagctgttttctccatgtttgctctccaaacaattttctgaacCCCTGAACAGTTCTGTTGATGCTCGaacgcctctagagatggccctgtctccggctcctccctacacgtgcacgagcgtctgccctctgcgttatgggtgaccggtagcggctccttagcgacgcctgttc
It encodes:
- the LOC136491169 gene encoding brassinosteroid LRR receptor kinase BRL2-like, with product MDMLNLLLLISSIYVSSAFTPVATTDADALLRFKASIQKDPGGVLSSWQPSGSDGPCNWHGVACDGGDGRVTRLDLAGNSLVAGRASLAALAAVDTLQHLNLSGNGATLRADGADLLSLPPALQTLDFAYGGLGGSLPGDLLTRYPNLTTVSLARNNLTGVLPESLLAGAPSIQSFDVSGNNLSGDISRMSFADTLTLLDLSENRFGGAIPPALSRCSGLRTLNLSYNGLTGSIPESVAGIAGLEVFDVSSNHLSGPIPDSIGNSCASLTILKVSSNNITGPIPESLSACHALRLLDAADNKLTGAIPAAVLGNLTSLESLLLSINFISGSLPSTITSCTKLRVADFSSNKISGALPADLCSPGAALEELRMPDNMVTGTIPPGLANCSRLRVIDFSINYLRGPIPPELGQLRGLEKLVMWFNGLEGRIPAELGQCRGLRTLILNNNFIGGDIPVELLNCTGLEWVSLTSNRITGTIRPEFGRLTRLAVLQLANNSLEGVIPKELGNCSSLMWLDLNSNRLTGEIPRRLGRQLGSTPVSGILSGNTLAFVRNVGNSCKGVGGLLEFAGIRPERLLQVPTLKSCDFTRLYSGAAVSGWTRYQTLEYLDLSYNALSGDIPEEFGDMVVLQVLDLARNNLTGEIPTSLGRLHNLGVFDVSHNALSGGIPDSFSNLSFLVQIDVSDNNLSGEIPQRGQLSTLPASQYTGNPGLCGMPLLPCGPTPRATASVLADTDGSRSDRRALWGVILAVLVAGVVACGLAVACFVVARARRKEAREARMLSSLQDGTRTATIWKLGKAEKEALSINVATFQRQLRRLTFTQLIEATNGFSAGSLVGSGGFGEVFKATLKDGSCVAIKKLIHLSYQGDREFTAEMETLGKIKHRNLVPLLGYCKIGEERLLVYEYMSNGSLEDGLHGRALRLPWERRKRVARGAARGLCFLHHNCIPHIIHRDMKSSNVLLDGDMEARVADFGMARLISALDTHLSVSTLAGTPGYVPPEYYQSFRCTAKGDVYSLGVVFLELLTGRRPTDKEDFGDTNLVGWVKMKVREGAGKEVVDPELVIAALDGEEREMARFLELSLQCVDDFPSKRPNMLQVVATLRELDDAPPSHEQAPASACD